TTTTAATGTTGCTTATCATTAAAATAGACGAAATTAGAATGACACTTCTTAAAGTAATATGTAATgtccttttatatatttaaaggaACCCTTAGTGTTAAATCCGTTCCTGGGAAGTGGCATATGGCAAGATTAATTTTGACACGCCTCGGCGCTTGTGGTATTAATGTCGGGGATGAAAGTAGAGCAGAAATGTTGACTACACGAGGAAGCGATACAAGACGAATGGTCGTTGTGTGGGTGGCGAGCACTGTTCCTATATAATGCCTGACGTTCTCTCGTAAAGATGGATTTGAAGGGAAAAAATGAGGTTATAGGATAAAAACCCCGAAGGTGGGGTGGGGGCATTATCTTTTCACTGTAACAAGAGTGGGGGTTGTAGGCATTTTCAACAAGGATGTTTGTCTGTAACATTTCTGACATGGCTTTTgggcacctctccccccccccccctacctcccctccctcctccccctcccccctccccccctcccccccctccccccctcccccccctccctcctcccctcaaaAAAAAGTGAGGAAACACTTTAAATAATAAAACTAAAATAgttacttaatttatatattgccCGTCATAAATTTATATTAAATGATTGAGCTGAACTTTCAGCTTGAAAGTGTTTCCTGCAACATTGAATGTTACCCCCGAGAGCCACCACCTTTCTCCAGACCTCAACGGTGccggaagccagcggcttgtcaaagatccgtcgaccccccccccccccctcccaccccattgTTCCTAGCCTAATCCTGCATAATAACGTCCGTCCATTTtctgaggggggtagaaatagcctaagctactctatccctttgagatgtatttattgcttatctcaataaacatacttgaacttgatttATTTTCTGTTCTGATCAGATCGACCAGCCTCCCCTTGGTATGCCATCACGCAAGTACCTACTGAAGGGGTTTAACGACAGCGACGTGCAGGCCTATTACAACTATCAGGTCAGCATGGCTGAGCTGATGGGCGCCGACAGGGCCACGGCCCAGAAGGAATTGAAGGAATCTCTCGAGTTTGAAATCCAGATTGCCAATGTAAGTAGTTTTATTCCTAGACATGGCTTGAGAAGCTGCTATTGATTGCAGGAAGATTTTTTTTAATGAAATTGCTTTTAATGgtggttttttattttttatgcaAAAGTTTTAAACTACactagtgcaggcgatgagtcacaataacgtggctaaagtaaatcgacttgaaaatggtccaggatggaccgaaacgtcgtcgtcccttcaccttctagtgtgtagtctggtcaacaaactACACTGTTTTATCCTAATTTTGTATAACCCTATTTATATCCTAACCTCCCTTACTGTATTTATATCCTAACCTCCCTTACTGCATTTATATCCTAACATTTCGTACTGTAATGCAGTCTTCAATGTATCTGcacatattaaatacatcttgtaCTGTATTAGTCTTCGACGGTGTCTTTTCTGGTGGGACTAATTGAGTGGTTGTTGTTGCAGTTCTCTCTGCCCAAAGAGGAGCGACGCAACGCCTCCAAGCTCTACAACAAGATGAGCATCGCCGAGCTGCAGAAGATGGTGCCAGAGGTCCCCTGGCTGGAGTATATCAACACTGTTCTGGATCCCTTCTTCACTGTGAGTTCCTTCCCCCACTTGTACCTCTCGGGGTCTTGCACCACCTCTATGACGCCTTCTACAGGATAtacctttttttttaatataaactgCGGGTTGCTAGAGTATGTCTGCTGTACCCACAGGAACTATGTAAAGTAACCCAGTTATATTgaatgttgttgtttttagatttagctgctcagaacgaagtgtccatgtagcacgggctatggtgagcccgtaatatattGATATGTAGGTACTCTTACATAGGCTGAGAGCTCCACGGTATATGGATATCTTTTTGGGGGGTGAAAAGGGGATtcgagggggggggtgaaggattCAGTCATGATAATGGATGTTAATCAGTGTCATATACACCGCCACTTCGCCAGTGTCGCTACAACAGTTGTGTAGGTGTATAACACGTCAGGGGACATCTTGTTAAATCACGggttattcatacccgtgccacctcttgggtggcgtaatcttcatcaatcttgttAAACCGTAGATGTTGAACTACATTAAGAGCAGGTTTAGTATGACTTAAGATACCTTGTGGATACATAGTGATCATAAAGTTTCATTGCACCCTGTTTACCATTAATTTCTATAAAGCTAATAATGTGATTACTTTGTCAAGGTCACGGAGGAGGAGCCCGTTATAGTGAACGTGCCAACCTTCGTGAAGAAGCTGGGACAGTTGCTGACCAAGACGCCCAAGAGGTACGTTGCTCCTCACTACTCCTTGAGGAGCTGGCAGTGTTCACaaccgttgttgttgtttaagattcgctactcagaacgataagttccagtagcgcgggctatggtgagcccgtaagtggaggctctttggagccattatgttATCagtgagctggtggggttagggtTTACAACCGTTAGTCTTGACATCATAACTAGTAGCACCTTAAGATTGCACACTCGCTTACAGTTCTAAACGTATTAATACTAAAAATAAAAAGCTGTGAAACCCTAAATTAAGAGGTTTTTAATTAGAAGATCCTCTTGGATTGTAGTGGTGACTTCCAGAGTGGTGTTAAGGGTTCCAAAAGTTTGCATTAAGGTAGTACATCAAAGTGGCCACCACtttgcaaccaggaggcctggtcgacgaccgggccgcggggacactaagccccggaagcatctcaaggtaaggtaacctcaaggtaaccactgcTGTGTGTTTTAAGTTATCCCAAGTAGCAAGACTATACTGATAAGACTACTGATCGCAAGAGATATTTCTTTAAATTGTATTTATGTTTAAGCTTTAGTATTAAAAGGATGAGACGCGATTTACCAGTAGTAATGATCTTTAAGTGATGACAACTGACTCTTGCAGAGTGATCGCCAACTACATGATCTGGCGCGTGACTGCAGCCTCCGTGGGTTACCTCTCCGAAGACGCCCGAGACATCCAGTTGGAGTACTCGAGGAAGCTGGTGGGCAAGGGTACCAGGGAGCCTCGCTGGAAGGAGTGCATGAGCTCCGTGTCTGGCAGGtgaggagattgattgattgataaagattaagtcacccaagaggtgggcacgggcatgaatagcccgtaagtggaggctctttggagccagtaCCTTAGGTGGGGAGAGGCAAGCATCCACTGAATTTTCCGTATCCACACACTGTAATGGGTGGCCTGTGGGGCCTATAGCACACAGGCCTATGTAAATAAGCTTTGAAATAGGcttgacatttatatatatataatattaatgctTCGTATGGATTTAATCTCAAATATAACTAAATATATTCCAAACACTTTTTTTATTCTGTGCATCGAGCAAGTTAATTATAAGTGCTACTCGTAGGTTGTTCGCCGTCTATCTTGCAGGAAAGTTTTCAAGTGCTTCAAGAGCAGACTAAATCGCACAATAACTAGTCTAGTTTTTTAAAGGTGTAGTTGTAGTGTAGCACATGTATTATTACATGTAGCATGAAAACCTGTATTACATGTTTTCTCCTTGAGGAGAAAACCCATGTATTACACGTTTTCTCCTTGAGGAGAAAACCCATGTATTACATGTTTTCTCCTTGCAATTCCGTAATCGTTATAGCTCCTACATCCTCAACCCGTGACTTTTTTTTCAGTCTGGCTCACGCCGTGGGCTCTATGTATGCTCGGGCCTTCTTCAAAGAGGACGCCAAGGCGGCCGCTGACGAGATGGTGAGGTACATCCGTGCAGAGTTTGCCAATATTCTCCATAACATCGACTGGATGGACAAGGCGACCCGCCACCGGGCTATGGAGAAGGCGAAGGCCATCACCCCACACATAGCCTATCCGCCAGAGCTGTTGCTCGACGAGAAACTCACCGAGCTCTATGATGGGGTAGGTCTCCTGGATGTTGAGTGAGCAAATGGCAGAATTGGTTTGAAACTTGTCTAGTCTTCGCTTCAATAAGTTAACTTATCACAAGTTAGTAGAATAGGCACTTTATACATTAGAGGATTGTTCAGTAAAACGGTCCATATTACACCAGCTGGAGTATAAAATGCTCCTGGCGTATGTAGAGCTAGAAAAGAGGCTTTAATATTTAGCGTCTTCAAAAGTCCAACCAAATGTGTATGTAATACCTTGCCTCCTGAAGCTGTAGTGAACAAGTGCAGTACAGCCACGAGTGTGTCATTTCTATACTTAAAATGGGTTCCGTTTCACTTTATTTTTCTAGCTGGAAATCTCTGGCGGTGACCTACTGGAAAGCATGCGCAACTTGACCGTCTTCGGGACGAACTACTCCTTCAAGCGACTGAGAGAAAAGATTGACAAGAAGGACTGGAGAAACCACGGCGCTGCCGCTGTTGTCAATGCCTTCTATAGTCCTTTAGAAAACTCCATACGTAAGTATATATTATCTGCTGGTGacctttagggagccggtcggccgagcggacagcacactggacttgtgatcctgttgtcctgggttcgatcccaggcgccggcgagaaacaatgggcagcgtttctttcaccctatgcccctgttacctagcagtaaaataggtacttgggtgttagtcagctgtcacgggctgcttcctggggggtggaggcctggtcgaggaccgggccgcggggacactaaaagccccgaaatcatctcaagataacctcaagatgacctgTGAAATCTTACCCGCCCCGCGCTACCACTCATTGTATGTCCTGCTTGAGTTCATATACCCAAATTCTCTAGTGGGACTTTGTCTTCATACCCAAGAGATTAATTGGTTGGTTTTAACAAATTATCCCTCTTGACTAGCAACTTCCCCTCCCTATCCTCCCCAGTGCacgactcccacacacacacgctgggggAGGCTAAGAAAGTTCTGGGGAATCTTGGTGAATGTGTAGTATGGCGCCAAAGCTTTGATACCGTCTCCTGTGTCTGACAactctcattttattatatatatatacaaaaagttAGCTTTTCAAACATTTATATAGCAAGGTGAATCAAACTGGTGGAAAAGAGTACTGtttttgtgcaggcgatgagtctcaataacgtggctgaagtatgttgaccagaccacacactagaagttgaagggacgacgacgtttcggtccgtcctggaccattctcctataccctggagaatggtccaggacggaccgaaacgtcgtcgtcccttcaacttctagtgtgtggtctggtcatagtACTGTTCTTAATGGCAATTTTAATGATTGGAAATAACTGGCAGAAAGTCTTTAGAAAGACACACTACCTAGAGCTTGAAAGTAAAATATTTAATCTCTTATTTTCTCTCTTCCCGTTGTAAAGTTTTGTTACCTGCCCACAGAGTTTCCTGCTGGCATCCTCCAGGGAACATTCTTTGAAGCGGACAGACCCAAATACATGAACTTTGGTGCAATTGGCTACGTCATTGGTCATGAAATTACTCATGGCTTTGATGACACGGTGAGAAAACTATTGTGACCTGGATAGTTAGGCTAACAACCatatttattattacttttaAGTTTTAGTGACAAGAGATTCGCTCTTGACAATGTTTAGAATCTATGAATGTGCAAAATTCTTTAGTGTGGGGTAGGATACCCAAATCATTTACAGGTAAATTGCTGTAAGGTTTAAATTTGTTGAATTTAAATTTTAACCTAGATAATTTTGGTAAGTTATATAATGGACTACACCCAAATGTCCCGTTTTAAGGCTCTTTAACTTCCCTATGCGTCGCCCCCCTGTAGCCATTTTACCTTTACTTTTTAAAGTGATTTATAATAAATATCTACTTGTAAAATAGGACTTGTCTCTCAAAGCAATCCCGTGTTAGTGTTTTAACATTATTCATGTTTGATGTTGTGTTGACAGGGACGTCAGTTTGACGCTACTGGCGACCTGCGCGACTGGTGGGAGAAAGAGACTAAAGACAAGTTCCTGGAGAAGGCCAAGTGCATCATCTACCAGTATGGCAACTACTCCGTTCGTGAACTTGACATGAATGTAAGTTGATGTGCAAATCTTgttaccaggggccagattcacgaagcagttaagcaagcacttacggacctgtacatctttttttcaatctttggcagctttgtttacaattgttaaatagttaatgagctccgaaacaccaggaggctgtttataacaataacaacagttgattggcaagttttcatgcttgtaaactgtttaataaatgtaaccaaagccgtcaaagattgaggaaagatgtacacgttcgtaagtgcttgcgtaactgctaagtgaatctggccccagttttgTTTCCTCCGCTTTACACCATTGTTGAATAGATTATATTGCAATTATAGATTTTATTTTTCTTACCGCCGCGTTTAGTTAGAACTGGCGAGGTGTTATAATGTTCACAAATATTATACAAAAAATGGCAGATTTTTTCAGTCCTTAACGCTTTTAACTGCCAACATATTTTAGATTATATCACCTTAGTTACACTGTCATCTCCCAACATTTTGGGGAATCTTACagcttaaaatatataaagatttCTGTAAGCTTAGAGATTCATCCTTGTTTGCCATCCAACTGCTTTTGGAACGTTAACTTTTTGTTCCTTTTGTGGAGGTTTGGCCACGAGGCCACCATCCCAGAGTTGTGGGGATTGTTAGTCTATTTTCCAAAGATTTGGTACACAAAGAATTGTGAAATTTAAAATTATCAAAAGCAACTTATTGTATTTTTTTGAGGGACTTAAAAGCTCCCTGTATTAAACTTCCTAAAGTACAGAAACTATAGTGACTATCTCCCGTGTGCCTAAAGTTGTGCAACATTTGAAATTTGTTCTTTTTCTTGCAGCTGAATGGTATAAATACCCAAGGTGAGAACATTGCTGATAACGGAGGCATTAAGGAGGCATACTTGGCTTACAACCAGTGGGCTAAGGACAATGGCGAAGAGAAGACGTTACCCTCGCTACCTTACTCCACCAGACAGCTGTTCTGGCTGTCGGCCGCCAACGTGTGGTGTGGCAAGTACCGGCCAGAGACCCTCAAGCTGCGGATCTTGACCGGCGCTCACTCCCCGTCACAGTTCAGAGTCAATGGTCCCTTCAGCAATCAACCGGAATTTGCACGGGATTGGCACTGTCCCATTGGTTCTACCTTGAACCCCACCAAGAGGTGTTCTGTGTGGTAACGCGTTCTCCGCGGGTTCTGTTCGAATTTAtagtttgaaaaaaaaaattgtgctaAAAACCTCTTTCCCCCAGACATGTTTGGTGCTTCAGGGACGATGGCTGGGCACCTCTCCACCGCGTCCCTGCACATCCTCAGTCGGCTAACATGTGTAGTGTGTCGGGAGCGTCCACGGCCGCCAGTGTTCACCGCATTATGACTACTATAATGGTGACTAATTCTGTGAAGCATAGAATCACAAGCTACGTATCTTTTTATTTAAGACGGTGGTGAGGCGCCGGATCATCTGTCTTTGAGTGTGTGAGTTCTCTCTCCCCGGCTGGGCCGTGGGATGTAAACCTCAATTTTACTAGACTTAccgttaagagatatatatttttacaatagtacccccccccccccccgcctccacaCACAAGGTTTTAAGTAGTCTTAAGCTCATAATGGAGTAATTTATAGTGAGTGTTTAACTTTGGGAACAAATCATTTGACGTTACTGAATTGATAACGATAGGTTCCTCAGCCATCCAGGCAGCCACATCCAGGCAGCCACATCCAGGCAGCCATCCAGGCCTGGTAAAAACATCACCAAACATCCGTGTGGTCCTTTGGCCACGGTTTTCCCTCCACTTAAATGTTATCATGCATTTTTAACACCAATTCCTCTACGCGTATTGAGACTGGAAGATGCATCCTTGGTACTTAAACTTTATTTTTAATTCTTGATCGACTATTGTTTATCCTTTTTAAATCTGCCCGTAGTATAGTGGGCAGCTCTGGGTGAGTGGATGAGTGAGTGTGTAATTGTTTTTACAAAAGTTCCAACACGTCCAGATAGATACCAATATATCTTGCAAGGTTTTTATTTTGGTTAAAAATGGAAGCAAATGTTGTTTGTGTGAACTCTGGCAAATTTTGTGCTGCGAGGAAATCTATTTATTCCATATAATATAGCATTTATTTTAAGCAGTTTAGTCTTGCATATTTGTAGCGAGGGGCTGGGAACGAGTCGGCATCTATCACAGGACTTTTACAAAGAGATCCTCGCTTGTATTAATTTTATAAGGTGTGGATGCAGGTGTGTGGAAAGTTTGTTATATAGGTTGTTGTAAGATTAGCGGTTCTGTTCATTCAAAGTGAAGATGTGATCCAGTCAGTTACGATAGACTTTCTCTACCCAGGTATACATCACGTGGCATAATTATCCTTGCTACCTCGGTCTCAACAGAGTCATGTCCCGCCCTTATTAAAACTGTGGGTTTCATTTTAATATTTATACCACTGGGGATCTGTGCGCTTCGGTCCTTGTTTTAATTATTTGCAGTGAAGTTAATGCGGTAACTAAGAATGTTGATAACATTCTGAAGGTTGTAAAGTAACTCCTCTTCTACTGGATCAGAAGATTGTGTTAAGTTCATTTTGCTTAAAACATTCTAAGAAAATGCTTAATACCTGTGCctggttttatttttttttgtctgcaccacacaacactttcCCTTCCTCCATGCCGGATATATATTTATAATCCATATTTTAATAAATCAAATTACTATTTTTGGAATGctctttaataaaaaaaaaattacataactTCATTAGTGATGTAAAAGTTATTGTACAGTGTATTGTGATTAATAAATTTTATGTGtatataattgttatatttttaaTGTTCCCAAATATTTTATGATGAGACGAGTGACTCTTAATGTTGAGAACTGGAAAAAACTTTCCTTCCCTCGTAACAATTACATTAAAAGCAATTACACGTGTAATGAAACTAACTTAATTTGGTATTCAATGATTGTGTGTAATGATTGTACTAATTACAAAAATATACACTTGCTACTTGTCTTTGCACTTTTATAATCTTGTTATATAATTTGCTAAATTGACAATAATTATGGTCAGGAATTAACATTCTGACCAGCGTTTCATCACGACATGCGGGCCAGagaacttaatggagcgccgcctgcTCCGGTAACTTTCAGTACCTGTGGGCGACACCTGAATGGTCAACAcccaaccttgccagagccattCCCAACCCCCGGTTACGGTGGTACGAGGAACACGGACACTATTCTTGAGAGTACGCAATTTGttcccagtaacagacgaccaacgacTCTGCCAACTGGCAAGGATTGAGGAATAACTGCGttgaagtcggaataaggaacaccttaacgggagatgggacaagtgcggatagcctcCTCAGCAGCAGCGTCCGTACACTCGTGTAAGAACAC
This portion of the Procambarus clarkii isolate CNS0578487 chromosome 59, FALCON_Pclarkii_2.0, whole genome shotgun sequence genome encodes:
- the Nep2 gene encoding neprilysin-2 isoform X1 encodes the protein MYVRRENRTEYPQVRFSRVVEDQEPSLEVDFGAQATESSTRQPGWYGRRTRMERYLMLAATTVVFAVVALSISLAAVVYGYRRGLLQTDDASLLPVISPAALTGCQRPSTYAESPNDVCLTQGCVKAAAGLVKSMDPSVDPCTDFFQFSCGNFLKTKIIPDEKTAISRFNEISDDLQEKLRGLVESKESADDSPSTKKVKALYKACMDKDRIKERGLNPLKDILREMGGWPVLEGDSWNASSFQWYTNIYINRRLGYSLDYIFDFSVTTNIRNSSWRIIDIDQPPLGMPSRKYLLKGFNDSDVQAYYNYQVSMAELMGADRATAQKELKESLEFEIQIANFSLPKEERRNASKLYNKMSIAELQKMVPEVPWLEYINTVLDPFFTVTEEEPVIVNVPTFVKKLGQLLTKTPKRVIANYMIWRVTAASVGYLSEDARDIQLEYSRKLVGKGTREPRWKECMSSVSGSLAHAVGSMYARAFFKEDAKAAADEMVRYIRAEFANILHNIDWMDKATRHRAMEKAKAITPHIAYPPELLLDEKLTELYDGLEISGGDLLESMRNLTVFGTNYSFKRLREKIDKKDWRNHGAAAVVNAFYSPLENSIQFPAGILQGTFFEADRPKYMNFGAIGYVIGHEITHGFDDTGRQFDATGDLRDWWEKETKDKFLEKAKCIIYQYGNYSVRELDMNLNGINTQGENIADNGGIKEAYLAYNQWAKDNGEEKTLPSLPYSTRQLFWLSAANVWCGKYRPETLKLRILTGAHSPSQFRVNGPFSNQPEFARDWHCPIGSTLNPTKRCSVW
- the Nep2 gene encoding neprilysin-2 isoform X3; the protein is MYVRRENRTEYPQVRFSRVVEDQEPSLEVDFGAQATESSTRQPGWYGRRTRMERYLMLAATTVVFAVVALSISLAAVVYGYRRGLLQTDAALTGCQRPSTYAESPNDVCLTQGCVKAAAGLVKSMDPSVDPCTDFFQFSCGNFLKTKIIPDEKTAISRFNEISDDLQEKLRGLVESKESADDSPSTKKVKALYKACMDKDRIKERGLNPLKDILREMGGWPVLEGDSWNASSFQWYTNIYINRRLGYSLDYIFDFSVTTNIRNSSWRIIDIDQPPLGMPSRKYLLKGFNDSDVQAYYNYQVSMAELMGADRATAQKELKESLEFEIQIANFSLPKEERRNASKLYNKMSIAELQKMVPEVPWLEYINTVLDPFFTVTEEEPVIVNVPTFVKKLGQLLTKTPKRVIANYMIWRVTAASVGYLSEDARDIQLEYSRKLVGKGTREPRWKECMSSVSGSLAHAVGSMYARAFFKEDAKAAADEMVRYIRAEFANILHNIDWMDKATRHRAMEKAKAITPHIAYPPELLLDEKLTELYDGLEISGGDLLESMRNLTVFGTNYSFKRLREKIDKKDWRNHGAAAVVNAFYSPLENSIQFPAGILQGTFFEADRPKYMNFGAIGYVIGHEITHGFDDTGRQFDATGDLRDWWEKETKDKFLEKAKCIIYQYGNYSVRELDMNLNGINTQGENIADNGGIKEAYLAYNQWAKDNGEEKTLPSLPYSTRQLFWLSAANVWCGKYRPETLKLRILTGAHSPSQFRVNGPFSNQPEFARDWHCPIGSTLNPTKRCSVW
- the Nep2 gene encoding neprilysin-2 isoform X4, yielding MERYLMLAATTVVFAVVALSISLAAVVYGYRRGLLQTDDASLLPVISPAALTGCQRPSTYAESPNDVCLTQGCVKAAAGLVKSMDPSVDPCTDFFQFSCGNFLKTKIIPDEKTAISRFNEISDDLQEKLRGLVESKESADDSPSTKKVKALYKACMDKDRIKERGLNPLKDILREMGGWPVLEGDSWNASSFQWYTNIYINRRLGYSLDYIFDFSVTTNIRNSSWRIIDIDQPPLGMPSRKYLLKGFNDSDVQAYYNYQVSMAELMGADRATAQKELKESLEFEIQIANFSLPKEERRNASKLYNKMSIAELQKMVPEVPWLEYINTVLDPFFTVTEEEPVIVNVPTFVKKLGQLLTKTPKRVIANYMIWRVTAASVGYLSEDARDIQLEYSRKLVGKGTREPRWKECMSSVSGSLAHAVGSMYARAFFKEDAKAAADEMVRYIRAEFANILHNIDWMDKATRHRAMEKAKAITPHIAYPPELLLDEKLTELYDGLEISGGDLLESMRNLTVFGTNYSFKRLREKIDKKDWRNHGAAAVVNAFYSPLENSIQFPAGILQGTFFEADRPKYMNFGAIGYVIGHEITHGFDDTGRQFDATGDLRDWWEKETKDKFLEKAKCIIYQYGNYSVRELDMNLNGINTQGENIADNGGIKEAYLAYNQWAKDNGEEKTLPSLPYSTRQLFWLSAANVWCGKYRPETLKLRILTGAHSPSQFRVNGPFSNQPEFARDWHCPIGSTLNPTKRCSVW
- the Nep2 gene encoding neprilysin-2 isoform X5; translated protein: MERYLMLAATTVVFAVVALSISLAAVVYGYRRGLLQTDAALTGCQRPSTYAESPNDVCLTQGCVKAAAGLVKSMDPSVDPCTDFFQFSCGNFLKTKIIPDEKTAISRFNEISDDLQEKLRGLVESKESADDSPSTKKVKALYKACMDKDRIKERGLNPLKDILREMGGWPVLEGDSWNASSFQWYTNIYINRRLGYSLDYIFDFSVTTNIRNSSWRIIDIDQPPLGMPSRKYLLKGFNDSDVQAYYNYQVSMAELMGADRATAQKELKESLEFEIQIANFSLPKEERRNASKLYNKMSIAELQKMVPEVPWLEYINTVLDPFFTVTEEEPVIVNVPTFVKKLGQLLTKTPKRVIANYMIWRVTAASVGYLSEDARDIQLEYSRKLVGKGTREPRWKECMSSVSGSLAHAVGSMYARAFFKEDAKAAADEMVRYIRAEFANILHNIDWMDKATRHRAMEKAKAITPHIAYPPELLLDEKLTELYDGLEISGGDLLESMRNLTVFGTNYSFKRLREKIDKKDWRNHGAAAVVNAFYSPLENSIQFPAGILQGTFFEADRPKYMNFGAIGYVIGHEITHGFDDTGRQFDATGDLRDWWEKETKDKFLEKAKCIIYQYGNYSVRELDMNLNGINTQGENIADNGGIKEAYLAYNQWAKDNGEEKTLPSLPYSTRQLFWLSAANVWCGKYRPETLKLRILTGAHSPSQFRVNGPFSNQPEFARDWHCPIGSTLNPTKRCSVW
- the Nep2 gene encoding neprilysin-2 isoform X2; amino-acid sequence: MAGQENTSLGSTVNGIRGYSALVEEIDREEFAVNKRQPGWYGRRTRMERYLMLAATTVVFAVVALSISLAAVVYGYRRGLLQTDDASLLPVISPAALTGCQRPSTYAESPNDVCLTQGCVKAAAGLVKSMDPSVDPCTDFFQFSCGNFLKTKIIPDEKTAISRFNEISDDLQEKLRGLVESKESADDSPSTKKVKALYKACMDKDRIKERGLNPLKDILREMGGWPVLEGDSWNASSFQWYTNIYINRRLGYSLDYIFDFSVTTNIRNSSWRIIDIDQPPLGMPSRKYLLKGFNDSDVQAYYNYQVSMAELMGADRATAQKELKESLEFEIQIANFSLPKEERRNASKLYNKMSIAELQKMVPEVPWLEYINTVLDPFFTVTEEEPVIVNVPTFVKKLGQLLTKTPKRVIANYMIWRVTAASVGYLSEDARDIQLEYSRKLVGKGTREPRWKECMSSVSGSLAHAVGSMYARAFFKEDAKAAADEMVRYIRAEFANILHNIDWMDKATRHRAMEKAKAITPHIAYPPELLLDEKLTELYDGLEISGGDLLESMRNLTVFGTNYSFKRLREKIDKKDWRNHGAAAVVNAFYSPLENSIQFPAGILQGTFFEADRPKYMNFGAIGYVIGHEITHGFDDTGRQFDATGDLRDWWEKETKDKFLEKAKCIIYQYGNYSVRELDMNLNGINTQGENIADNGGIKEAYLAYNQWAKDNGEEKTLPSLPYSTRQLFWLSAANVWCGKYRPETLKLRILTGAHSPSQFRVNGPFSNQPEFARDWHCPIGSTLNPTKRCSVW